ATGAGTGCATCCAGAGACCAAATAAAGGGTTAGGTGAAATTGTGTGGTGATAGTTGCTTTGTTTGGTACCCTGTCCTAACCAATGGGGTCTAGTCTCTAATGAAAAGGGTCGGGTGTGTTGAGCTTTGCATTATATATACTGCTTATGTGTCTTTCTAGTAAAGCTTCTAGTGTTACATGTAAAGAATAGATTGTGAACATTATTATGTTAACATGCATGTGAGGAGCTGTCATTTTATAGAGAGGATCAAGAACCATCGTAATAGTTACACCTACTTTTCTTGGTTATATAAGAGATGGTAATTCTAGGTTCAGTTTCACATAGCTAATTCTGCCATTAGTTGGAACAAGATTCTATGTAGACCCATATGTCTACACATAACTTGTATGGCTGACATGTGTGAGCCCTTGCAAAATGTCGTAGGAAGGCATGTTGTTTCTCAATCAGAGTGTACTTTAACTTCCTTTTACAACATGTATTCTTTGCAAGTTCAGTATACCTCTTATGCATGTATTCTTTGGAAGTTCTTTGCTGTATGGTGTTGGTGGTGACTGGTTTGGATAGAGGACCTTCTAATGCAACTATTGTTTATCTTTACTAAAGTATGGCTGAGAAGGCAGTTTGGGACAATACAAATGTGAAGCACTTGATTGATATATGCAAGGAGGAGATTTTAGCTGGGAATAGGCCTGGAGGTTGTTTCACTAGAAATGGTTGGAAGAATATGGAGGACAAGTTTTTAGCAAGGTGTAGAGTGAAATTAGTAAAGACACAACTGAAGAATAAATTGGACAATTTGAAAAAAGATTACACACAGTTCATGGAATTGAAGAATGCTGCGACTGGTCTTGGATGGAATGAGGCAAATCAAACGGTTGACTGCTCGGACATATGGTGGAATGAACACCTTGAGGTAAGATACGATGTTATTTCAATTTAATACAAAATGCACTCCTAATATAATATATTTGACTGAATCTTGTATTTTTTTTCAGAGATGCAACAACAGTGAGAGAGGTGTGAAGTGCAATCATGTGAGATTCCGGAAACGTGGTCCAAAATACCTTGATGATTTGCATTTCTTGTTTGATAAGGTGCATGTCACTGGAGCTACTGCATTCTGTCCGGGAGATATTTCCTCTGGTGAATCCTCAAGTGACGATGTGTTAGAGGTTGCACAGAAAGATGATGACAGTTCTGCAATCAAGCTGAAAGCTTTGAAAAAACCAAAAGCAACCGGGAAGAAGCGCAAACAAACATGCGGAGCAGCTGAAGACAAGGAGGAGAAAAGTCCTTTTTTTAGAATGTATAAGAACACGTGCCTGAAAATTGATAGTGTAGCTGACAAGATTGGATCAAGTGTTGAAGCATCATCAGTTCAGCCATCCAGCAATGTCCCTACTCTTCCAGATGCTATGAAGTTGGTCAAGTAGTGTGGTGTGCAGGAAAAAACTGCTATAATGCACACAGCTGCGTTGTTGATCATGAAGCCAGAATTTAGGCACATCCTTTTCTTACTTGACACGAAAGAAGGCAGATATGACTTTATTGAGAGAGAGCATGAGAAAGAGATGAAGAAGGCTGCATGAAGTCATCTGAACTATTATTTTCTTATAATAATTATGTTGTGAGCTATTCTTTGCTTTGAACTATTAGTTGATTTGAACCATTACGTTTTGTACCACTATTTGCTTTGAACCACTGTTTTCTTTAAACCATCAATATCATGTGAAACAATATATGTCTCTTATGTATTTTTCAATTTCTGTTTAGATGGATGCAAGCATGGAAGAtttagcaaaaaaaaaagagcagcAGTCTCTACTACTTGTATCTCAACTATCTGAACTATCACATCATGCTGCAGTTCTTGGAAATTTGGGCAGTCTATACCATGAGCGATATTTGCACAAAGGTGAATACAGAGATAAAGATGCTCCAGAAAGTGGATATCAATGGGTTATGAGGTGCTTCAACCGCCCAAGATATTTTTATAAGATGTTTCGGATGAGTCCTGATATTTTTATGGCACTTCATGATTTATTGATCTCTTCATATGATCTG
The Panicum hallii strain FIL2 chromosome 6, PHallii_v3.1, whole genome shotgun sequence genome window above contains:
- the LOC112898188 gene encoding L10-interacting MYB domain-containing protein-like translates to MAEKAVWDNTNVKHLIDICKEEILAGNRPGGCFTRNGWKNMEDKFLARCRVKLVKTQLKNKLDNLKKDYTQFMELKNAATGLGWNEANQTVDCSDIWWNEHLERCNNSERGVKCNHVRFRKRGPKYLDDLHFLFDKVHVTGATAFCPGDISSGESSSDDVLEVAQKDDDSSAIKLKALKKPKATGKKRKQTCGAAEDKEEKSPFFRMYKNTCLKIDSVADKIGSSVEASSVQPSSNVPTLPDAMKLVK